A window of Castanea sativa cultivar Marrone di Chiusa Pesio chromosome 1, ASM4071231v1 contains these coding sequences:
- the LOC142640588 gene encoding serine carboxypeptidase-like 25 isoform X1, whose product MVMAKEQIFVVSMVLVLLVALVCASHVTINEEEEADRILQLPGQPKVSFQQYSGYVTVNHVAGRALFYWLTEADHNPLSKPLVIWLNGGPGCSSVAYGASEEIGPFRINKTASGLYYNKFSWNTLANLLFLETPAGVGFSYSNQSSDLFNTGDRRTAKDSLEFLLRWLDRFPRYKQREVYITGESYAGHYVPQLAKEITMYNKHSKHPINLKGIMVGNAVTDNYYDNLGTVTYWWSHAMISDKTYKQLINTCDFTHQKESNECDSVYSYAMDQEFGNIDQYNIYAPPCNKSDGSKATRQTMRLPHRPHQTFRQMSGYDPCTEKYAEIYYNRPDVQKALHANITKIPYKWTACSGDVDSVVPVTATRYSLAQLKLETKIPWYPWYVKKQVGGWTEVYEGLTFASVRGAGHEVPLFKPRAALLLFKSFIRGEPLPKS is encoded by the exons ATGGTCATGGCGAAAGAGCAGATCTTTGTCGTTTCCATGGTCTTAGTTTTGCTTGTTGCACTGGTTTGTGCAAGTCATGTTACTAtaaacgaagaagaagaagctgacaGGATATTGCAACTTCCTGGGCAGCCTAAGGTCTCTTTCCAGCAGTACTCAGGCTATGTAACTGTAAATCATGTTGCTGGTAGAGCCCTCTTTTACTGGCTCACTGAGGCTGATCATAACCCCTTGTCAAAACCCTTGGTAATTTGGCTTAATGGAG GCCCTGGTTGCTCTTCTGTGGCATATGGTGCATCAGAAGAAATAGGCCCATTTAGAATAAACAAGACAGCCTCAGGATTGTACTACAACAAGTTCTCATGGAACACTCTGGCCAACCTCTTGTTCTTGGAAACTCCAGCAGGAGTTGGCTTCTCTTATAGCAACCAGTCATCAGATCTTTTCAACACCGGCGATCGACGCACTG CCAAGGATTCTCTAGAATTCCTATTACGATGGTTGGATCGATTCCCCCGTTACAAGCAAAGAGAAGTCTATATCACAGGCGAGAGCTATGCAGGACACTACGTTCCTCAGCTGGCCAAAGAAATTACGATGTACAATAAACATTCCAAGCATCCCATAAATCTCAAAGGAATAATG gTTGGCAATGCAGTCACAGACAACTACTATGATAACCTAGGGACAGTGACATACTGGTGGAGCCATGCCATGATCTCCGATAAAACATACAAGCAACTCATCAACACATGTGATTTTACGCATCAAAAGGAATCGAATGAATGTGATTCGGTGTATAGTTATGCCATGGATCAAGAATTTGGTAACATTGATCAATATAACATCTATGCACCCCCTTGCAACAAATCTGATGGTAGCAAAGCCACCCGCCAGACTATGCGGTTGCCTCACAGACCGCATCAG ACTTTCCGGCAAATGTCCGGGTATGATCCTTGTACGGAAAAATATGCTGAGATTTACTACAATAGGCCAGATGTGCAGAAAGCACTCCATGCCAACATAACTAAAATTCCTTATAAGTGGACTGCTTGCAG TGGTGATGTTGACTCAGTAGTGCCAGTTACAGCCACTAGATATTCCCTTGCACAACTAAAATTGGAAACCAAAATTCCATGGTATCCTTGGTACGTTAAGAAGCAG GTTGGAGGCTGGACAGAGGTATATGAAGGGCTAACATTCGCTTCAGTGAGAGGGGCAGGCCATGAAGTACCACTTTTCAAGCCCAGGGCAGCCCTTCTGCTATTCAAATCATTTATCAGAGGGGAGCCTCTTCCAAAGTCTTGA
- the LOC142640588 gene encoding serine carboxypeptidase-like 25 isoform X2: protein MVMAKEQIFVVSMVLVLLVALVCASHVTINEEEEADRILQLPGQPKVSFQQYSGYVTVNHVAGRALFYWLTEADHNPLSKPLVIWLNGGPGCSSVAYGASEEIGPFRINKTASGLYYNKFSWNTLANLLFLETPAGVGFSYSNQSSDLFNTGDRRTAKDSLEFLLRWLDRFPRYKQREVYITGESYAGHYVPQLAKEITMYNKHSKHPINLKGIMVGNAVTDNYYDNLGTVTYWWSHAMISDKTYKQLINTCDFTHQKESNECDSVYSYAMDQEFGNIDQYNIYAPPCNKSDGSKATRQTMRLPHRPHQTFRQMSGYDPCTEKYAEIYYNRPDVQKALHANITKIPYKWTACSEVLNRNWNDTDVSILPIYREMIAGGLRIWVFSGDVDSVVPVTATRYSLAQLKLETKIPWYPWYVKKQVGGWTEVYEGLTFASVRGAGHEVPLFKPRAALLLFKSFIRGEPLPKS from the exons ATGGTCATGGCGAAAGAGCAGATCTTTGTCGTTTCCATGGTCTTAGTTTTGCTTGTTGCACTGGTTTGTGCAAGTCATGTTACTAtaaacgaagaagaagaagctgacaGGATATTGCAACTTCCTGGGCAGCCTAAGGTCTCTTTCCAGCAGTACTCAGGCTATGTAACTGTAAATCATGTTGCTGGTAGAGCCCTCTTTTACTGGCTCACTGAGGCTGATCATAACCCCTTGTCAAAACCCTTGGTAATTTGGCTTAATGGAG GCCCTGGTTGCTCTTCTGTGGCATATGGTGCATCAGAAGAAATAGGCCCATTTAGAATAAACAAGACAGCCTCAGGATTGTACTACAACAAGTTCTCATGGAACACTCTGGCCAACCTCTTGTTCTTGGAAACTCCAGCAGGAGTTGGCTTCTCTTATAGCAACCAGTCATCAGATCTTTTCAACACCGGCGATCGACGCACTG CCAAGGATTCTCTAGAATTCCTATTACGATGGTTGGATCGATTCCCCCGTTACAAGCAAAGAGAAGTCTATATCACAGGCGAGAGCTATGCAGGACACTACGTTCCTCAGCTGGCCAAAGAAATTACGATGTACAATAAACATTCCAAGCATCCCATAAATCTCAAAGGAATAATG gTTGGCAATGCAGTCACAGACAACTACTATGATAACCTAGGGACAGTGACATACTGGTGGAGCCATGCCATGATCTCCGATAAAACATACAAGCAACTCATCAACACATGTGATTTTACGCATCAAAAGGAATCGAATGAATGTGATTCGGTGTATAGTTATGCCATGGATCAAGAATTTGGTAACATTGATCAATATAACATCTATGCACCCCCTTGCAACAAATCTGATGGTAGCAAAGCCACCCGCCAGACTATGCGGTTGCCTCACAGACCGCATCAG ACTTTCCGGCAAATGTCCGGGTATGATCCTTGTACGGAAAAATATGCTGAGATTTACTACAATAGGCCAGATGTGCAGAAAGCACTCCATGCCAACATAACTAAAATTCCTTATAAGTGGACTGCTTGCAG TGAGGTTTTGAATCGAAATTGGAACGACACAGATGTATCCATTCTTCCAATTTACAGGGAAATGATAGCTGGTGGTTTGagaatttgggtttttag TGGTGATGTTGACTCAGTAGTGCCAGTTACAGCCACTAGATATTCCCTTGCACAACTAAAATTGGAAACCAAAATTCCATGGTATCCTTGGTACGTTAAGAAGCAG GTTGGAGGCTGGACAGAGGTATATGAAGGGCTAACATTCGCTTCAGTGAGAGGGGCAGGCCATGAAGTACCACTTTTCAAGCCCAGGGCAGCCCTTCTGCTATTCAAATCATTTATCAGAGGGGAGCCTCTTCCAAAGTCTTGA